The DNA window CAAAAATTAGTTAAAAAAGAGAGGGTAAAAATGTTTAAGAACAAAGAAACTTTTAAAAGAGAATTTACAGATAGAATTATAGAAAAATATGGCAGAGATCCAAAAGATTGCCATTTATTAGAATGCTATGATATTTTAGGAACAATGGTTCGTGATTATGCAAATGTTGATTCTAAACATTGTAAAGACATAGTAAATGAAAAAGGAAAAAAGCAATTGATTTATTTTTCAATGGAATTCCTTATCGGTCGCTTATTAACTTCTAATTTAGTTAATCTTGGAATCTATGGTGTTGTTAAAGATGGATTATCTGATTTAGGAATAGATTTTAATAAATTGGAAGAAGAAGAAAGCGATGCGGGTCTTGGAAATGGTGGTCTTGGTAGATTAGCAGCATGTTTTTTAGATTCAATTGCATCATTAGGTTATCCAGGTCATGGCAACTGCATTAGATATGACTACGGATTTTTCCGCCAAAGAATTATAAATGGACATCAAGAAGAAGTGCCTGATCAATGGCTATTAAATGGTAATCCATGGGAAATAAGAAAACCAAAACATTCCGTTGAAGTTAAGTTTTATGGTAATGCTGAAACATATCAAGATGCTGAAGGTCATTTCCGTTCACGTACTGTAAATGCTTTATCAGTTTTAGCAATTCCTTATGATGTTCCAATTGTTGGATATGGAAATAAAGTGACCAACACTTTGCGTTTATGGTCAGCTGAACCAGCGGATGAACAGCTTCCTAATACACATGATTTTGCAGGATATTTATCTTTTGTCAAAGATTTAACCCATGGTCTTTATCCTGATGATTCAACTGAACAAGGAAGATTATTACGCTTAAGACAACAATACTTCTTGGTTTCAGCTGGTATGCAAAGTATGCTCAGAGCTCATTACCGTCGTTTCCATGACTTTCATAATTTACCAGAACATTATGTGTTTCAATTGAATGATACACATCCTATTATGGCGATTCCTGAACTTATGAGATTATTGATGGATGAACATAATTATGGATGGGATGAAGCATATGAAATCTGCCAAAAATGCTTTGCTTTCACTAATCATACAGTAATGGCTGAAGCATTAGAAAAATGGCCATGTCATTATGTTGCTAATCTTTGCCCACGTATTTATATGATTATTGAAGAAATTAATCGCCGTATATTAATTAAAATGCGCGCAGATAATTTGCCTGAAAGCGTCATACAAAATTCTTTAATTATCAAAGATGGAAATATCAATATGTGTCAACTTGCTATCCATGTGGCTTTCTCAGTTAATGGTGTAGCATCTCTTCATACAAATATATTGAAAAAAGAAACTTTTAAAGATTTATATTATCAATATCCAGAAAAGTTTAATAATAAGACAAATGGAATAACCCATAGAAGATGGTTTTTAGCTTCTAACCCACGTTTGAGCGGATTAGTTACATCATTGATTGGAGATTCATGGATAAAGCATCCTGATGATTTAAAGAATTTATTAAAATATCAAGATGATAAGAAAGTTTTAAAAGAGATTTTAAAGATAAAAACTGAAAATAAGCAAAAACTTATTGAACTTGTAAAAAAAGAAAATGGTATTGAATTGAATCCAGACTCAATTTTTGATACACAAATAAAAAGACTCCATGCATATAAAAGACAATTGTTAAATGTTTTCCAAATAATATCTTTATATCAAAAGATAAAAATGGATAAATCATTTACAATGCATCCTAGAACATTTATATTTGGCGCAAAGGCAGCTCCTAGTTATGTTTATGCCAAAAAAATTATTGAATTGATTTTAGCTGTTGCTGATAAGATTAATAATGATCTAGAAGTAAATAAATTCATGAAAGTTGTCTTCATTGAAAACTATGGTGTCAGCAAAGCTGAGATAATTATTCCTGCCAGTGATATTTCAGAACAAATATCAACGGCTGGAAAAGAAGCATCTGGAACTTCGAATATGAAGTTTATGATAAATGGTGCTATAACTTTGGGAACACTTGATGGAGCGAACATTGAAATTTCTGAATTAGTGGGAAAAGATAATTGTGTTATCTTTGGATTAAAAGAAGATGAGATTAATACTATAAGATATAATAATTCTTATAATCCATGGGATATCTATAATGCCGATCCAACTATAAAGAAAGTTATGGATTCATTGGTTGATGGAACTTTTGCTGATGACTATGAAAAATTCAGAATGATATTTAATGAAGTTATGTATCACAATGATGAATATTTTATTCTTGCTGATTTCCATAACTATGATCAAGCTCGTTTTGAAACTGAAAAACTTTATAGCAATAAATTAAGATGGGCTAAGATGTGCCTTATTAACATTGCTAACTCAGGTTATTTCTCTTCAGATAGAACTATTGAGGAGTATAATCGCGATATATGGCATATGAGTAAAATAAAGTAATCTAACTTGATTTTTATTCAATAGATTTATATAATTATCTTTAATTTGTTTACGGAGGAAGTAATATCATGATAAAACTATTTAAAGTCAATGATGAAGAACGTACAATTGAAGTTACAGCTACTTTTGCACGTCCAGATTATCAAAAATTCATTGACAAAGCTCAGCACAGTTTGGCAGAAAATGTCCAAATTAAGGGCTTCAGAAAAGGAAAAGTTCCATTTGCTGAAGCAGTCAAATATCTTAAACCAGAAGATATTTATAATAAGATGATTAATTCTCTTATTAAAGATACCAATAAGAATTTACTCGAAGGTGCTCCTGAAGAAGAAAGAATTCTTAATCGTATCGCAGCTGATGTCGATGTTAAATATAATGATAAAGAAGATACATATTCTTTAATTTATACTTTGGCATTAGCACCTAAAGCTGTTTTAGGCGAACATAAAAATCTTAAAACCGAAGCTAAAAAAGCTAAAGTTGGTGAAGATGCTATCAATAACAAGATTGAACAATTAAAAGAAGAATTAGCAGTTTTGGAAGAATGTGATGAAAACTACGAGGCTCAAAATGGTGATACTTTAAATATTGATGCTGTCGGTTATATCGACAACAAGAGCTTTGATGGTGGTACATTAAAATCCTATGATATTGAACTTGGTAAACATATGTTTGTTGGAAATTTTGAAGAGCAATTAGTAGGTGCTAAAGTCGGAGAAAAACGTGGTGTTGATATTGTATTCCCTGAACATTACATCAAGGGATATGAAAATAAGCCTGCACATTTTGATGTCACAGTTAATTCAATTCGCAAAAAAGTTTATCCAGATGTTGATAATGAATTTGCAAAATCTTGTGAAGAATACCATGTTGAAAATTTAGCTGATTTAAAAGCTAAGATTAAAGAAGGTTTAGAAAAAGATGCTGAAAATAATTTCGAAACAGCTAGATATAATGAAATTATCTCTAAATTGCTTGAAACAAGTACATTTAAAATCAACAAAAAATATTTAGAATATATTGAAAATCAAGAATTAAGCACACAAATTTCCAATCTTCGTCAACGTTTAAGCACACAAGGATTGACATTTGAAGATTACTTATCTGTCAATGGATTGAGTGAAGAAGATTTCCAAAAGAACGTTCATGAAAATGTTTTG is part of the Firmicutes bacterium CAG:345 genome and encodes:
- a CDS encoding phosphorylase (product inferred by homology to UniProt) is translated as MFKNKETFKREFTDRIIEKYGRDPKDCHLLECYDILGTMVRDYANVDSKHCKDIVNEKGKKQLIYFSMEFLIGRLLTSNLVNLGIYGVVKDGLSDLGIDFNKLEEEESDAGLGNGGLGRLAACFLDSIASLGYPGHGNCIRYDYGFFRQRIINGHQEEVPDQWLLNGNPWEIRKPKHSVEVKFYGNAETYQDAEGHFRSRTVNALSVLAIPYDVPIVGYGNKVTNTLRLWSAEPADEQLPNTHDFAGYLSFVKDLTHGLYPDDSTEQGRLLRLRQQYFLVSAGMQSMLRAHYRRFHDFHNLPEHYVFQLNDTHPIMAIPELMRLLMDEHNYGWDEAYEICQKCFAFTNHTVMAEALEKWPCHYVANLCPRIYMIIEEINRRILIKMRADNLPESVIQNSLIIKDGNINMCQLAIHVAFSVNGVASLHTNILKKETFKDLYYQYPEKFNNKTNGITHRRWFLASNPRLSGLVTSLIGDSWIKHPDDLKNLLKYQDDKKVLKEILKIKTENKQKLIELVKKENGIELNPDSIFDTQIKRLHAYKRQLLNVFQIISLYQKIKMDKSFTMHPRTFIFGAKAAPSYVYAKKIIELILAVADKINNDLEVNKFMKVVFIENYGVSKAEIIIPASDISEQISTAGKEASGTSNMKFMINGAITLGTLDGANIEISELVGKDNCVIFGLKEDEINTIRYNNSYNPWDIYNADPTIKKVMDSLVDGTFADDYEKFRMIFNEVMYHNDEYFILADFHNYDQARFETEKLYSNKLRWAKMCLINIANSGYFSSDRTIEEYNRDIWHMSKIK
- a CDS encoding trigger factor (product inferred by homology to UniProt) — protein: MIKLFKVNDEERTIEVTATFARPDYQKFIDKAQHSLAENVQIKGFRKGKVPFAEAVKYLKPEDIYNKMINSLIKDTNKNLLEGAPEEERILNRIAADVDVKYNDKEDTYSLIYTLALAPKAVLGEHKNLKTEAKKAKVGEDAINNKIEQLKEELAVLEECDENYEAQNGDTLNIDAVGYIDNKSFDGGTLKSYDIELGKHMFVGNFEEQLVGAKVGEKRGVDIVFPEHYIKGYENKPAHFDVTVNSIRKKVYPDVDNEFAKSCEEYHVENLADLKAKIKEGLEKDAENNFETARYNEIISKLLETSTFKINKKYLEYIENQELSTQISNLRQRLSTQGLTFEDYLSVNGLSEEDFQKNVHENVLNDVKLVAIQSALVDEYQIKGTEEDLVATFGNKDTVDSLKQNLTEMYKNDAQQARNYENQITDLVFRNRVKFHLLENNPVVQAKKTTRKKAAPKADEEVEKKAPVKKTAAKKTTTKKVAEEKTAEKKTTTRKPRAKKVVEEKAE